A region of Flocculibacter collagenilyticus DNA encodes the following proteins:
- a CDS encoding ATP-dependent zinc protease family protein, which produces MKKINSKLLVGALEHCDLPLLNIEHLDTRIDTGAATSSLHVDNITEFFKEQRRWISFDIHPDVHNVSQVERREAEVLTEKTIKSSNGQIEHRYTILTDIVIGEEKWEIQVTLTDRSSMSYLMLLGREAMIGRLVVDPELEFVQD; this is translated from the coding sequence ATGAAAAAAATAAATTCTAAATTATTAGTTGGTGCGCTTGAGCATTGCGATTTACCACTACTAAATATTGAACATTTAGACACTCGTATCGATACTGGCGCTGCCACATCTTCCTTACATGTTGATAACATTACCGAATTTTTTAAAGAACAAAGACGCTGGATATCATTTGATATTCACCCTGATGTTCATAATGTTTCACAGGTTGAAAGAAGAGAAGCAGAAGTTCTTACTGAAAAGACCATAAAAAGCTCTAACGGCCAAATTGAACACCGCTACACCATTTTGACAGATATTGTAATTGGCGAAGAAAAATGGGAAATCCAAGTAACACTCACCGACCGCTCCAGCATGAGTTATTTAATGTTACTTGGTAGAGAAGCCATGATTGGCCGTTTAGTGGTAGATCCTGA